A genomic region of Verrucomicrobiia bacterium contains the following coding sequences:
- a CDS encoding penicillin-binding transpeptidase domain-containing protein, translating to MLIFDQLKREDPPLRLLSLVVLAGLLLLAAGLWWIQIVHSDDYQSHLETQSYRSIRVPATRGRILDRNGVELAGNRPSYNVSLYLEELRKPLDDEFSREFTAFRAGLKAQRAAREKELGRKLTRTEARQFGYSIETREQIRQRAYYVAASNIVAQISASLGTPLALDQAKFTRHYLTARYQPYPVLEGLNPVQIARFEERFGGMPGVDLDMQSLRVYPSNTLAAHVLGYVRPDKESREGEEAYYSYRLPDYRGLIGIEGGFDKALRGHAGGKSVLVNNRGFKQSENVWQPAVPGQNVVLTLDVRLQQAAELALRKGPEGANTRGAIVVMDVRNGDLLALASSPTFNPNYYLQGFPPNEWARQQDPILRPEFNRATQENYQPGSIFKSVVGMAALENGFNPETVYQVQPDPANPGKGCIFVNGLKKRDTAPPGFYNFRRAFKKSSNSYFIELGLLPGVLPRIVQLGEKLHLGESSGLPTRQETSGIFPSMDSIRSGWIAGDTANLSIGQARIDVTPLQIAVMISAIANNGTVFWPRLVQRLEPQDPLSSDGPTQFPAGRVRDTLDVSAHTLQVLHQAMLADVEDGDSSPGGAGTGTAAAVPGLRIGGKTGTAQVWDAHNKLDHYNTWFASYAPWENPRYAVVVMVVTPPHEGSGGGTCAPLAHDVYEVIQQIEAQPAPLARAN from the coding sequence ATGTTGATTTTCGACCAGCTCAAACGCGAAGACCCGCCGCTGCGGTTGCTGTCGCTCGTTGTGCTGGCGGGGTTGCTGTTGCTGGCCGCGGGCCTGTGGTGGATTCAGATCGTTCATAGCGACGACTATCAATCGCATCTGGAAACCCAGTCCTACCGCAGCATCCGCGTGCCGGCGACGCGCGGGCGCATTCTGGACCGCAATGGAGTCGAGCTTGCCGGCAACCGGCCCAGCTATAACGTGAGCCTTTATCTGGAGGAATTGCGCAAGCCGCTGGACGACGAATTCTCGCGCGAGTTCACGGCGTTCCGCGCCGGGCTGAAGGCACAACGGGCCGCCCGGGAAAAGGAACTTGGCCGCAAACTCACGCGCACCGAGGCCCGCCAATTTGGCTACTCGATTGAAACGCGGGAGCAGATCCGCCAGCGCGCCTACTACGTGGCTGCCAGCAACATCGTGGCGCAAATCTCAGCATCGTTGGGCACGCCGCTGGCCCTGGATCAGGCCAAATTCACCCGGCATTACCTGACGGCGCGTTATCAACCCTACCCCGTGCTGGAGGGGTTGAATCCGGTCCAGATCGCGCGCTTTGAAGAACGTTTTGGCGGCATGCCGGGCGTGGATTTGGACATGCAAAGTCTCCGCGTCTATCCATCCAACACGCTGGCCGCACATGTGCTGGGTTACGTCCGGCCGGACAAGGAATCCCGCGAAGGTGAGGAGGCGTATTATTCCTACCGGCTGCCTGATTATCGCGGACTCATCGGCATCGAGGGCGGTTTTGACAAGGCCTTGCGCGGCCACGCCGGCGGGAAATCCGTGCTCGTCAACAACAGGGGTTTCAAGCAGAGCGAGAATGTCTGGCAACCCGCCGTGCCGGGACAAAATGTCGTGCTGACCCTGGACGTGCGGCTGCAACAGGCCGCCGAGCTGGCGCTGCGCAAAGGCCCCGAAGGCGCCAACACGCGCGGCGCCATCGTGGTCATGGACGTGCGCAACGGTGACCTCCTCGCCCTCGCCTCGTCCCCCACGTTCAACCCGAATTATTACCTCCAAGGTTTCCCGCCGAACGAATGGGCCCGGCAGCAGGATCCGATTCTGCGACCGGAATTCAACCGGGCCACGCAGGAAAACTATCAACCGGGTTCCATTTTCAAATCCGTGGTGGGCATGGCGGCCCTCGAAAACGGCTTCAATCCCGAAACCGTTTATCAAGTTCAGCCCGATCCTGCCAATCCCGGCAAGGGCTGCATTTTCGTCAACGGCCTCAAGAAGCGGGACACGGCCCCGCCGGGATTTTACAACTTCCGCCGCGCCTTCAAGAAATCGAGCAACAGCTACTTCATTGAACTGGGGCTGCTGCCGGGTGTCCTGCCCCGCATCGTGCAGCTCGGCGAAAAATTGCATCTGGGGGAAAGCTCCGGTCTGCCGACCCGGCAGGAAACGAGCGGCATTTTTCCGTCCATGGACAGCATTCGTTCCGGCTGGATCGCCGGTGACACCGCGAATTTGAGCATTGGTCAGGCGCGCATCGATGTGACGCCCTTGCAGATTGCGGTAATGATTTCGGCGATTGCCAACAACGGCACGGTTTTCTGGCCGCGGCTCGTCCAACGCCTGGAACCGCAGGATCCGCTTTCGTCCGACGGCCCGACGCAGTTTCCCGCCGGGCGCGTGCGCGATACGCTGGACGTCAGCGCCCACACGTTGCAGGTGCTGCATCAAGCGATGCTGGCCGACGTGGAGGATGGCGACAGTTCCCCGGGCGGCGCCGGCACCGGCACCGCTGCGGCCGTGCCCGGCCTGCGCATTGGCGGCAAGACCGGCACGGCACAGGTCTGGGATGCGCACAACAAACTGGACCACTACAACACATGGTTCGCGTCCTACGCACCGTGGGAAAATCCGCGTTACGCCGTGGTGGTCATGGTCGTCACCCCGCCGCATGAAGGCTCGGGCGGCGGCACCTGCGCGCCGCTGGCGCATGATGTTTACGAAGTCATCCAACAAATCGAAGCGCAGCCCGCGCCCCTGGCCCGAGCCAATTGA
- a CDS encoding rod shape-determining protein codes for MLAQVKTLFSNDIGIDLGTANSLVYVRDRGIVLREPSVVAIQAGTTNVLAVGEEAKRMLGRTPGNIVAIRPMKDGVIADFEITEAMLRHFIQKVHHRKLIAPRVVVAVPSGITEVEKRAVKDSATHAGAREVYLIEQPMASAIGVGLPVHEPAGNMIVDIGGGTCEIAIISLAGIVFSRSLRVGGDEFDDTIVAHMKRAYNLMIGERTAEEIKIKIGSAFPLEQELTLEVKGRDLSAGLPKTITIRSEEIREALQEPLSQILESIRITLERCPPELSADLIDRGIVMAGGGALLRGIDRLVAQETGLPVHTADDPLSAVCEGTGRVLQELQFLKRVANS; via the coding sequence ATGCTGGCGCAAGTTAAAACCCTGTTTTCCAACGACATTGGCATAGACTTGGGAACCGCAAACTCCCTCGTTTACGTTCGTGATCGGGGCATCGTATTGCGCGAACCTTCCGTGGTGGCGATCCAAGCGGGCACAACCAACGTCCTCGCCGTGGGCGAGGAGGCCAAACGTATGCTCGGTCGCACCCCTGGCAACATCGTTGCCATCCGTCCCATGAAGGACGGCGTGATCGCGGATTTCGAGATCACCGAAGCCATGCTGCGGCATTTCATTCAGAAGGTTCATCATCGCAAATTGATCGCGCCCCGGGTCGTTGTGGCTGTCCCGTCGGGCATCACGGAAGTTGAAAAACGGGCCGTCAAGGACTCGGCCACCCACGCCGGGGCACGGGAAGTGTATTTGATTGAACAGCCGATGGCTTCGGCCATTGGAGTGGGACTGCCCGTCCATGAACCGGCGGGCAACATGATCGTGGATATTGGCGGCGGCACGTGTGAGATTGCCATCATCTCACTGGCCGGCATCGTCTTCAGCCGCAGCCTGCGGGTCGGCGGGGACGAGTTTGACGACACTATCGTTGCGCACATGAAGCGCGCCTACAACCTGATGATTGGCGAACGCACCGCGGAGGAGATCAAGATCAAGATTGGATCGGCCTTCCCGCTGGAGCAGGAATTGACCCTCGAAGTAAAAGGACGCGACCTCAGCGCAGGACTGCCCAAAACGATCACCATCCGCTCGGAGGAGATTCGTGAGGCCCTGCAGGAGCCGCTTTCCCAAATTCTCGAATCCATCCGCATCACCTTGGAACGCTGCCCGCCAGAACTGTCCGCGGACTTGATTGACCGCGGCATTGTGATGGCCGGCGGCGGTGCGCTGCTGCGCGGCATTGACCGTCTGGTGGCGCAGGAAACCGGACTGCCTGTCCACACCGCTGACGATCCGCTCAGCGCCGTGTGCGAAGGCACCGGCCGGGTGCTGCAAGAACTGCAATTCCTCAAACGAGTCGCGAACTCGTAA
- a CDS encoding Rne/Rng family ribonuclease, with protein sequence MSERFGRRRRGMRFRPSGGLGQISKKEEREANLARAEVVGGEQSTERLFEQRHKHEIERSENIAAGLPPSGQPVAEPAPAGAAPEVKSPPPAAPEKPFKPVPVPEPDKPLVNRIADSVTNLVKKVKGLIRPEKKTHKEVVINAETLETRVAVLEEGKLEEFNIERTTEERLVGSIFKGRVRNLEDGLKAMFVDIGFEKNAFLHYWDIVPNQFDSGVEIVEREGRKRDKPKITQKDVPRLYPPGSDIIVQVTKGPIGTKGPRVTTNVVLPGRYLVLLPNSDQSGISRKIENQQERQRLKKILRELDIPEGMGVIMRTVGEGQQKRYFVRDLALLLEEWRMIQDRIKNQPMATCVFQEPDLIDRTVRDFLTEDVERIVVDHPKAFDRMREMISKISRRSADKIKLYNEPQPVFDRFGITKQLENAFSRTVHLKSGAYIVVDETEALVAIDVNTGRAKGSKDQDQAIFKVNLEAADEICRQLRLRNMGGLIVLDFIDMKSRKDQQQVYNRVKDQLRRDKAKTHILPISQLGLMEMTRQRHSESVHQAVYDDCPYCKGRGKVKSSLTMSVEIQRKLVEILKKRGRDESDFQLRIVVNPTVLERLRKEDEKHLIELEKRYFGKLSFRAEPTLHAEQFKIVNVITNEELASVGS encoded by the coding sequence ATGAGTGAACGATTCGGAAGACGACGGCGCGGCATGCGCTTCCGCCCCAGCGGCGGACTTGGTCAAATCTCCAAAAAGGAAGAACGCGAGGCGAACCTCGCCCGCGCAGAAGTCGTGGGGGGAGAACAATCCACCGAGCGGCTCTTTGAACAACGCCACAAACACGAAATCGAACGGTCGGAGAATATCGCCGCCGGACTGCCGCCCAGCGGCCAGCCGGTGGCGGAACCCGCTCCCGCCGGCGCCGCGCCCGAAGTGAAATCTCCGCCGCCCGCCGCACCAGAGAAGCCCTTCAAACCCGTGCCCGTGCCGGAACCCGACAAACCGCTGGTGAACCGCATCGCGGACAGCGTCACCAACCTCGTAAAGAAGGTGAAGGGGTTGATTCGGCCCGAGAAGAAGACACACAAGGAAGTGGTCATCAACGCCGAGACGCTCGAAACCCGCGTGGCGGTGCTCGAAGAAGGCAAGCTCGAGGAGTTCAACATTGAACGCACCACCGAAGAACGGCTGGTTGGCAGCATCTTCAAGGGTCGCGTGCGCAATCTCGAGGACGGCCTCAAGGCCATGTTTGTCGATATCGGTTTCGAGAAGAACGCCTTCCTGCACTACTGGGACATCGTCCCCAACCAGTTCGACAGTGGCGTGGAAATCGTCGAACGCGAGGGGCGCAAGCGCGACAAGCCCAAGATCACGCAGAAGGACGTGCCGCGGCTGTATCCGCCCGGCAGCGACATCATCGTGCAGGTGACGAAAGGCCCGATCGGCACCAAGGGCCCCCGCGTCACCACCAACGTGGTCCTGCCCGGCCGGTATCTCGTGCTGCTGCCCAACTCGGACCAGAGCGGCATCTCGCGCAAAATTGAAAACCAGCAGGAGCGCCAGCGCTTGAAAAAAATCCTGCGCGAACTGGACATCCCCGAAGGCATGGGCGTCATCATGCGCACCGTGGGCGAGGGCCAGCAAAAGCGCTACTTCGTGCGCGACCTTGCGTTGTTGCTTGAGGAATGGCGCATGATTCAGGATCGCATCAAAAACCAGCCCATGGCCACGTGTGTGTTCCAGGAGCCCGATCTGATTGATCGCACCGTGCGCGACTTCCTCACCGAAGACGTTGAGCGCATTGTGGTCGATCACCCCAAGGCCTTCGACCGGATGCGCGAGATGATTTCCAAAATCTCCAGGCGCTCGGCCGACAAGATCAAACTCTACAACGAGCCCCAGCCGGTGTTTGACCGCTTCGGCATCACCAAACAACTGGAAAACGCCTTTTCCCGCACCGTGCACTTGAAGAGCGGCGCCTATATCGTGGTGGACGAAACGGAGGCGCTGGTCGCCATCGACGTCAACACGGGCCGCGCCAAAGGCAGCAAGGATCAGGACCAGGCCATCTTCAAGGTGAACCTCGAAGCCGCCGACGAAATCTGCCGCCAGCTGCGTCTGCGCAACATGGGCGGCCTCATCGTGCTGGATTTCATCGACATGAAGTCGCGCAAGGACCAGCAGCAGGTTTACAACCGGGTGAAGGATCAGTTGCGCCGCGACAAGGCCAAAACGCACATTCTGCCCATCTCCCAGCTCGGCCTGATGGAAATGACGCGCCAGCGCCACAGCGAAAGCGTGCACCAGGCCGTTTACGACGACTGTCCGTATTGCAAGGGGCGCGGCAAGGTGAAGAGCTCGCTGACCATGAGCGTGGAGATTCAGCGCAAGCTGGTGGAAATCCTCAAGAAACGCGGCCGCGATGAAAGCGACTTCCAATTGCGCATCGTCGTCAATCCGACGGTGCTGGAACGCCTGCGCAAGGAGGACGAGAAGCACCTGATCGAACTGGAGAAACGCTACTTCGGCAAGTTGTCGTTCCGGGCGGAGCCCACTCTACACGCTGAACAGTTCAAGATTGTGAACGTCATCACCAACGAAGAACTGGCCAGCGTGGGCAGCTGA
- a CDS encoding LysM domain-containing protein → MRWRVFFIISACVNAGLFAAWLHARKPAAPTTTATGPATTNTQFRTHVVVRRQFFSWNEIESTDYSTYIANLRDIGCPEQTIRDIIIADVNALFAKKREQELRTAGQQWWRTTLAPEVLRKLRALDDERRALLTKLLGAGWDPNAATTVKKLTPLPLDGPVLGMLPDDVKARINEVVAASQQRMADLVAQAAAEGRQPSGAEMAAVREQTRTELQKILTPPQLEEFLLRFSQNAIDLRTELGGLGYFKATPEEFRALFRARDPFDEKIAALQGSTDPNDLRQLRSLEQQRENAIRQALGSKRYELYRQLHDSTYRSAYAQAAAAGVPGAVGTLYQLNQATQAELDRIKANSNLTPEQLAVESKRVELEQAEASTAAVGQDIPPDPDAPPEPPPPPQNRTHIIRSGETLGALSTAYGVPVNMILDANPGLQFNNLRVGQSIIIPPAPTR, encoded by the coding sequence ATGCGCTGGCGTGTATTCTTCATAATCTCGGCCTGCGTAAACGCCGGTTTGTTTGCGGCGTGGCTTCATGCCCGCAAACCGGCCGCCCCGACGACGACGGCCACCGGGCCGGCCACCACCAACACCCAGTTCCGGACCCACGTCGTTGTCCGGCGGCAGTTCTTCAGTTGGAATGAAATCGAATCCACCGATTATTCCACCTACATCGCCAACTTGCGGGACATCGGCTGCCCGGAGCAGACCATTCGCGACATCATCATCGCCGACGTCAACGCGCTCTTCGCCAAGAAACGCGAGCAGGAGCTGCGCACCGCCGGACAGCAATGGTGGCGCACGACGCTCGCGCCGGAAGTGCTGCGCAAACTGCGGGCGCTCGACGATGAACGGCGCGCGTTGCTGACCAAACTGCTCGGCGCAGGCTGGGATCCAAACGCCGCCACCACCGTCAAAAAGCTGACGCCGCTGCCGCTGGATGGGCCGGTGCTGGGCATGCTCCCGGATGATGTCAAAGCCCGGATCAACGAAGTGGTGGCTGCCTCACAACAACGCATGGCCGATTTGGTCGCCCAGGCAGCCGCCGAAGGCCGCCAACCCAGCGGAGCCGAAATGGCGGCGGTGCGCGAACAGACCCGGACCGAACTGCAAAAGATTCTGACGCCCCCACAACTCGAAGAATTTCTGCTGCGCTTCTCGCAAAACGCCATCGACCTGCGCACCGAACTGGGGGGCCTGGGTTATTTCAAGGCGACGCCCGAGGAATTTCGCGCCTTGTTCCGGGCGCGCGACCCGTTCGACGAAAAGATCGCCGCGCTGCAAGGCAGCACCGATCCGAACGACCTCCGCCAACTGCGATCCCTGGAGCAGCAACGCGAAAACGCCATTCGTCAGGCCCTCGGGTCGAAGCGTTATGAGCTCTACCGGCAGTTGCATGACTCCACGTATCGCTCGGCCTACGCGCAGGCCGCCGCCGCGGGAGTGCCCGGCGCGGTTGGCACGCTCTACCAACTCAATCAGGCCACCCAGGCGGAACTCGACCGCATCAAGGCCAATTCAAACCTGACGCCGGAACAACTCGCCGTCGAATCCAAGCGGGTCGAACTGGAGCAGGCTGAAGCGTCCACCGCCGCCGTCGGTCAGGACATCCCCCCCGATCCGGATGCACCGCCCGAGCCTCCGCCACCGCCGCAGAATCGCACGCACATCATCCGTTCGGGCGAGACACTGGGCGCGCTTTCGACGGCTTATGGTGTGCCGGTGAACATGATTCTCGACGCCAATCCGGGCCTCCAGTTCAACAACCTGAGGGTGGGTCAAAGCATCATCATTCCGCCGGCCCCGACGCGATAA
- the rodA gene encoding rod shape-determining protein RodA, producing the protein MFEPTLNESPPRPDRLLLASMLGLMFFGVVFVYSASMVDEPVGLWQQYQESSFREFCRWLLGELFFRQIIWYVLGLGAATVVCLVDYRSLARWAMLAYWGSIGLLAAVLLPFIGSVRFGARRWINLGFFQFQPSEFAKLAFILAMAHFLSRPADELRKPNMFWKAAGLLALPFLLVMKEPDLGSALVLVPVWAATLLVSGVPHRFLVRLTAVVSIAAALFLVDVLFAPPGWQIKLQDYQRRRLLVYFDRDYTSLAPPGASKAQLEKLEDQQRQDSYNVRQALISVGSGGVTGKGWRQGTQNALGYLPRAVAHNDFIFSVIAEESGFVGSIIVLTLYGVVLFVGIRIASQARDRLGRLVAVGVVALLFSHVFINIGMNIRLMPVTGVPLPLLSYGGSSVLVSLIAMGLLHSVHIYRRTY; encoded by the coding sequence ATGTTCGAACCCACGCTCAACGAATCCCCGCCGCGGCCCGACCGCCTGTTGCTGGCCAGCATGCTGGGCCTGATGTTTTTCGGCGTGGTCTTTGTTTACAGCGCGAGCATGGTGGACGAGCCCGTTGGCCTGTGGCAGCAATATCAGGAATCATCCTTCCGCGAATTCTGCCGGTGGCTGCTCGGCGAACTCTTTTTCCGGCAGATCATCTGGTATGTCCTCGGACTGGGGGCCGCCACCGTGGTGTGCCTGGTGGATTACCGTTCCCTGGCACGCTGGGCGATGCTCGCCTACTGGGGCAGCATCGGTTTGCTCGCGGCGGTTTTGCTGCCGTTCATCGGTTCGGTCCGCTTTGGCGCCCGACGTTGGATCAATCTGGGTTTCTTTCAATTTCAGCCGTCGGAATTTGCCAAGCTGGCGTTCATTCTGGCGATGGCGCACTTCCTGAGCCGTCCAGCGGATGAATTGCGCAAGCCCAACATGTTCTGGAAAGCGGCCGGCTTGCTGGCCCTGCCGTTCCTGCTGGTGATGAAGGAGCCGGACCTGGGTTCGGCGCTGGTGCTGGTGCCCGTCTGGGCGGCGACGTTGCTGGTCTCCGGCGTGCCGCATCGCTTCCTCGTGCGCTTGACAGCGGTCGTGAGCATCGCAGCGGCGCTATTCCTTGTGGACGTGTTGTTCGCACCACCCGGCTGGCAGATCAAGCTTCAGGATTATCAGCGCCGACGCCTGCTGGTCTATTTTGACCGCGATTACACCTCACTCGCACCGCCCGGCGCGAGCAAGGCGCAACTTGAGAAGCTGGAGGATCAGCAAAGGCAGGACAGCTACAACGTGCGCCAGGCGCTCATCAGCGTTGGTTCCGGTGGTGTCACCGGGAAAGGCTGGCGCCAGGGAACGCAGAACGCCCTCGGCTATCTGCCGCGGGCCGTGGCGCACAATGATTTCATCTTCTCCGTCATCGCGGAGGAGAGTGGATTCGTGGGGAGCATCATTGTCCTCACACTTTACGGCGTGGTGCTGTTTGTCGGCATCCGCATTGCCAGCCAGGCGCGCGATCGCCTGGGCAGATTGGTGGCTGTGGGCGTGGTTGCCCTGCTTTTCAGCCACGTGTTCATCAATATTGGGATGAACATTCGTTTGATGCCCGTGACGGGCGTGCCACTGCCGCTGTTAAGTTACGGCGGATCCTCAGTGCTCGTCTCGTTGATCGCCATGGGCCTTTTGCACAGTGTGCACATCTACAGAAGAACCTATTAG
- the mreC gene encoding rod shape-determining protein MreC translates to MFRKKRYIALALVAVVTLVLLNLPANTAARLRLAIGSQFLPLFGLANASQDAAGAVADFALSKRELIRQNNLLRQENAQLKLAATQAEEQIRENARLSQLIGWQQQVPWRMKLGRVVLRDPANWWRTVQIDLGSRDGIKPNMPVLTMQGLVGRVAAVGLTRSQVVLIGDPTCRVAALVENETRDSGVLGNAAPLERELIDINYLPSHSTVKPGQTVVTSDLGGTFPRGITIGKIVDVRQVEYGLATTARIKLAAALGSLEEVWVLTQWTR, encoded by the coding sequence ATGTTTAGAAAGAAGCGATACATTGCGCTGGCCCTGGTGGCCGTTGTGACGCTGGTTTTATTGAACCTGCCCGCCAACACGGCCGCGCGCCTGCGTCTGGCCATCGGCAGCCAGTTTCTTCCCCTCTTCGGCCTGGCCAATGCGTCGCAGGATGCCGCCGGCGCGGTGGCGGATTTTGCCCTCTCCAAGCGCGAACTCATCCGCCAAAACAACCTGCTCCGGCAGGAGAACGCCCAGCTCAAACTCGCCGCCACCCAGGCCGAGGAACAAATCCGCGAGAACGCGCGCCTTTCCCAATTGATCGGCTGGCAGCAACAGGTGCCCTGGCGCATGAAGCTCGGCCGCGTCGTCCTGCGTGATCCCGCCAACTGGTGGCGCACGGTGCAGATCGATCTCGGCAGCCGCGACGGCATCAAACCCAACATGCCGGTGCTGACCATGCAGGGGCTCGTGGGGCGCGTCGCCGCCGTGGGCCTGACCCGTTCGCAGGTGGTGCTGATTGGCGATCCCACCTGCCGGGTGGCCGCGCTGGTGGAAAATGAAACGCGCGATTCCGGCGTGCTCGGCAACGCAGCCCCCCTGGAGCGCGAGTTGATTGACATCAATTACCTGCCCTCCCACTCCACGGTCAAACCGGGCCAAACCGTCGTCACCAGTGATTTGGGCGGCACTTTTCCGCGCGGCATCACCATCGGCAAGATCGTTGATGTGCGCCAGGTCGAATACGGTCTGGCAACCACCGCGCGCATCAAGCTCGCCGCAGCCCTTGGGTCGTTGGAGGAAGTCTGGGTGCTCACCCAATGGACACGATGA
- a CDS encoding sigma-70 family RNA polymerase sigma factor, with protein MTTASQYASADDKALVAKAQKGDMLAFEELVARHRDKIYARAYSMMRNEEEALDLSQEAWVKAWQRLAQFQGESSFATWMTRIVINLCLDQIRRQKRQRTDSIEEMDEESGGVERQMPPIAFNPTERLERGELRARIDRAMAQLSHEHRTVLVLHEFEEMEYKQIAKVMGCSIGTIMSRLFYARRRLATLLADLKEKGAP; from the coding sequence ATGACGACCGCAAGCCAATATGCGTCCGCAGACGACAAGGCTTTGGTGGCGAAGGCGCAAAAGGGCGACATGCTGGCCTTCGAGGAACTGGTCGCACGGCATCGGGACAAGATTTACGCCCGGGCTTACAGCATGATGCGGAACGAGGAAGAAGCGTTGGATCTTTCTCAAGAAGCATGGGTCAAGGCGTGGCAGCGGCTGGCGCAGTTTCAGGGTGAATCCAGCTTCGCCACGTGGATGACGCGGATTGTCATCAACCTGTGTTTGGATCAGATCCGTCGGCAGAAGCGACAGCGGACGGATTCGATCGAGGAAATGGACGAGGAATCCGGCGGAGTCGAGCGGCAGATGCCGCCCATCGCCTTCAATCCGACCGAGCGATTGGAGCGGGGCGAACTCCGGGCCCGGATTGACCGCGCGATGGCGCAGTTGTCGCATGAACATCGGACCGTGCTGGTCCTGCACGAATTTGAAGAGATGGAATACAAGCAAATCGCCAAGGTCATGGGGTGCTCCATTGGCACCATCATGTCCCGGCTGTTCTACGCGCGCCGCCGGCTGGCGACGTTGCTCGCGGATCTCAAGGAGAAAGGTGCGCCATGA
- the raiA gene encoding ribosome-associated translation inhibitor RaiA produces MKLILSTHNIKLTEGITQHILDRIDKLDHYDRWAVDARVIVEHDKTRTPERQFCCSIRLGVRGPDLFAEDHDADLYAAIDKVTKKIEQQIRKRHSKHKAAKHKDAAKLKRTRQQS; encoded by the coding sequence ATGAAGCTCATTCTATCGACCCACAACATCAAACTTACCGAGGGTATCACGCAACACATCCTGGACCGCATTGACAAGCTCGATCACTACGATCGCTGGGCGGTGGACGCGCGTGTCATTGTTGAGCACGACAAAACCCGCACGCCGGAACGGCAGTTCTGCTGCAGCATCCGCCTGGGCGTGCGCGGTCCGGATTTGTTTGCCGAAGATCATGATGCCGACCTCTACGCGGCCATCGACAAGGTCACCAAAAAGATTGAGCAGCAGATCCGCAAACGCCACAGCAAGCACAAGGCCGCCAAGCACAAGGACGCGGCCAAGTTGAAACGCACCCGTCAACAGTCCTGA
- a CDS encoding amidohydrolase family protein has translation MLLRARFVVPVSQPPIENGAVLVSGSRIKAVGSWRDLQRVARNRATDLGDVALLPGLINAHCHLDYTQMAGCFEPPRRFTDWIKLITAEKGQWSDADFKASWLAGARMLVRTGTTTVGDVEALPNLLPEVWDATPLRVFSFLEMTGIRSRRQPRAVLDEALAHARRLKHHRSRAWLSPHAPYSTLPELLSLASRTTRRRRWRMTTHVAESDQEFEMFLHAQGEMHDWLQRNERNNADCGLGSPVRHLERCGALTSALLAIHVNYLAPGDAELLGKRGVHVIHCPRSHAYFRHQAFPFEALSAAGVNLSLATDSLASVTLVRRQTAELNLFEEMREFARRFGSVPAETILRMVTLNPARALGCAGKLGELRSGAQADLIAVPVASGHGDPCDAIVQHTGPVSASLIDGAWALPPGR, from the coding sequence ATGCTGCTCCGCGCCCGCTTCGTGGTTCCGGTTTCGCAGCCGCCCATCGAAAACGGCGCCGTGCTGGTTTCGGGCTCGCGCATCAAGGCGGTGGGATCCTGGCGCGATTTGCAGCGGGTCGCGCGCAACCGGGCGACGGATCTGGGCGACGTGGCCCTCCTGCCGGGATTGATCAATGCACATTGCCATCTGGATTACACGCAGATGGCCGGCTGTTTCGAGCCGCCGCGCCGGTTTACGGATTGGATCAAGCTGATCACCGCGGAAAAGGGCCAGTGGAGCGACGCTGATTTCAAGGCGTCCTGGCTGGCCGGAGCCCGCATGCTGGTCCGGACCGGCACCACCACCGTGGGCGACGTGGAAGCCCTGCCCAATCTGTTGCCCGAGGTCTGGGACGCGACGCCGCTGCGCGTTTTTTCGTTCCTGGAAATGACCGGCATCCGGAGCCGCCGGCAGCCGCGTGCGGTTCTCGACGAAGCGCTGGCCCACGCCCGAAGGTTGAAGCATCACCGCTCCCGCGCCTGGCTTTCGCCGCATGCCCCCTACTCCACGCTGCCGGAATTGTTGAGCCTCGCGAGCCGCACCACGCGCCGCCGGCGCTGGCGCATGACCACGCACGTGGCCGAATCGGATCAGGAGTTCGAGATGTTTCTGCACGCACAGGGCGAGATGCACGACTGGCTCCAACGCAACGAACGAAACAACGCCGACTGCGGTTTGGGCTCGCCGGTTCGGCACCTGGAACGGTGTGGTGCGCTGACCTCTGCGCTGCTGGCCATTCACGTGAACTATCTGGCGCCGGGCGATGCGGAACTGCTCGGCAAGCGTGGCGTCCATGTGATTCATTGTCCCCGGAGCCACGCGTATTTTCGGCATCAAGCCTTTCCCTTCGAGGCGCTCTCCGCCGCCGGCGTCAACCTGTCACTGGCCACCGACAGCCTGGCCAGCGTCACGCTGGTGCGGCGGCAAACCGCGGAGCTGAATCTGTTTGAGGAAATGCGGGAATTCGCACGCCGCTTTGGCTCCGTCCCGGCCGAAACGATCCTGCGCATGGTGACGTTGAATCCCGCCCGGGCGCTTGGGTGCGCGGGCAAGCTGGGCGAGTTGCGGTCCGGCGCCCAGGCCGATCTCATCGCCGTGCCCGTGGCATCGGGCCACGGTGATCCCTGCGACGCCATCGTCCAGCACACCGGCCCCGTCAGCGCCAGCCTGATTGACGGCGCGTGGGCCCTGCCGCCCGGGCGCTAA